ACACCTACCCGATTCTTCGTGGATAATAAACAGATACAAAAAAGCCAGCTCACTTGAGCTGGCTTTTTGGTGTTTATTTGAGATTAACCGATGTGCGTTACGCCGCCCATGTACTTCTGCAGTACAGCAGGGATTGCGATACGGCCATCTGCTTCTTGATTGTTTTCAAGAATCGCAACCATAGTACGACCCACAGCCAACCCTGAACCGTTTAGCGTGTGCACTAGCTCTGGTTTCTTCTCGCCTTTACGACGGAAGCGAGCTTGCATACGACGAGCTTGGAAATCCCACATGTTTGAACATGAAGAAATCTCACGGTACGTCTCTTGCGCAGGAACCCAAACTTCAAGGTCATAAGTTTTACGAGCACCAAAGCCCATATCACCTGTACATAGAATCACTTTACGGTAAGGAAGCTCAAGTAGTTGTAGCACCTTCTCAGCATGACCTGTTAGCTCTTCAAGTGCTGCCATTGACTCTTCTGGCTTGGTGATTTGTACTAGCTCAACTTTGTCGAACTGGTGCATACGAATCAGGCCACGAGTATCACGACCGTAAGAACCTGCTTCAGAACGGAAACACGGTGTGTGCGCCGTCATCTTCAATGGCAGATCGGCTTCATCAGAAATAGTGTCACGCACCATGTTGGTTACCGGTACTTCTGCCGTTGGGATAAGGGAGAGTTTACGTGGCTCTTCATCATTCACTTTTTCAGTCAACGGTTCAGTGTGGAATAGATCTTCACCAAATTTAGGTAACTGACCAGTACCAAACAAGCTGTCAGAATTCACTAAATAAGGCATGTACATTTCTGTATAGCCATGCTCATCTGTGTGAAGATCAAGCATAAACTGCGCAATCGCGCGGTGCAAACGCGCAAATTGACCTTTCATCACGATAAAGCGAGCACCGGTGATCTTTGTTGCGCTAGCGAAATCTAGGCCATCGCCCATTTCACCTAAATCAACGTGATCTTTTACTTCAAAATCGTAAGATTTAGGCTCACCCCAACGAGAGATTTCAACATTCTCGTTTTCATCTTTGCCATCTGGCACTTCATCGTCTGGCAGGTTTGGTACAGACAAGGTGATGTCTTCCAATTTGTTCTGGATTTCCACCAGCTCAGCTTTTTTCGCTTCCAGATCGCTACCTAACGTACCAATCTGTTTTTTAATCTCTTCAGCACCTTCTTTGTCTCCAGCCGCCATTTTCTGACCAATTTGCTTGGAGATGGAGTTACGCGTGGATTGTAAATTTTCAACTTCTACTTGAATGGACTTGCGTTGTTCTTCAAGTGTACGGATTGTCTCTACGTCTAGCTTAAAGCCACGACGCGCCAGTTTAGCAGCTGTTTCATCCAGCTCTGTACGAAGTAATTTAGAATCCAGCATTGTTAATCCTATGCTTTTTTGGTTGTGAAAGTGCGTCCAAACTTCATGCTCAAACGCTTTTATAATTAACCGAACAAATGTATCCAAAAAAGACGCTTATTCATAGCGCTTTTGTGGGCTTTTTGCATCTAAACTAGCCAAGTAATCTAACTTTTCGCCAATTTTCGCCTCTAAGCCTCGGTTTGTAGGAGAATAGTAACGAGTCTCTGCCATTTCTGGTGGTAGATATTCCTCTCCAGCCGCATAAGCACCGGGTTCGTCATGAGCGTAACGATATTCCGCTCCATAACCGAGATCTTTCATTAAACTTGTCGGTGCATTGCGAAGATGAGGCGGTACTTCGTACTCAGGTTGATGGTGGGCATCACGCAGGGCCTGTTTCCAAGCGGTATAAACCGCATTACTTTTCGGAGCACAGGCAAGATAAACAATAGCCTGGGCAATGGCTCTCTCACCTTCTGCTGGGCCCACTCTGGTAAAACAGTCCCACGCCGACAACGCGACCTGCATTGCGCGCGGATCCGCATTGCCGATGTCCTCAGACGCAATCGCCAGCAATCGGCGAGCAATATACAAAGGGTCACAACCTGCGGTAATCATACGTGCTGACCAGTACAGTGCCGCATCCGGATTCGAGCCACGAATCGATTTATGCACTGCAGAAATCAAGTCGTACCAAATGTCCCCCTTGTTATCAAAGCGCGAGACTTTTTCGCCAGCCACTTCAGCAAGGAGTTCTATCGTGATTTGCTTGACGCCCTTATCGTCCTCTTGCGCCATATCATACAGTAGCTCAAGATAGTTAAGTGACATGCGCGCATCGCCATTCACTAACTCGGATAAGCGATCCAGTACGTTATCGGCGAAATGGGCTTCAAACTGACCTAAACCACGCTCAACATCATAAATGGCTTGTTCTAGTGCTAAACGGATATCTTGCTGAGCCAAAGAGGTAAGCTTGTAAACCCGAGCACGAGACAGCAAAGCGTTGTTAAGTTCAAAGGAGGGATTCTCCGTCGTCGCGCCAATAAAAGTCACAGTACCATCTTCAATATGAGGGAGAAACGCGTCTTGTTGGGATTTGTTAAAGCGATGAACCTCGTCAACGAATAAAATCGTTCTGCGGCCACCCAATTTATTTTCACGCGCTTTGTCTATTGCGGCCCGAATGTCTTTGACCCCAGACGTCACCGCAGAGACACGCTCGACTTCTGCATTGGCGTAGTTCGCTGCCACTTCCGCCAGCGTCGTTTTCCCCGTGCCAGGCGGCCCCCAAAGGATCATTGAATGAATATGCCCCGCTTCCAACGCACGGCGCAGAGGTTTACCCAGTCCAAGAATATGTTGCTGACCTATGTATTGGTCCAGCGTTTCTGGACGCATTCTTGCAGCAAGGGGACGAAAGTCGTCGTCCCCTGAAAAATCCAATGAATAGTTGCTCACTATTAATTCCTTTGGTCGTCGACCTCTACCCCTTCAGGAATAGTAAAGGTAAAGCGATCAGCACTCGGCTTAACCAATTTGATGTTATTGAACTTGAAGGTACTTTTCTGACCGTCTTGCTCTATGACACTAAAGCCTTGCACAGCGCCTTTGCGATCAATCTCTAGCTTAAACTGGCCCTGATTGGTGTCGACAGCAGTAGGAACCAAGGTAAACACATCGCCCTGTTGTGACACTGTGTAGTTGGCCCAGTCACTAGCGCGGTTGCGAGTAAGCAGAACAAAAGGGGTTTGTTCCGTGGCTTGCTCCTGCCAATAAATGCTGACCTGTTCTATGAAAGGACTGTAATACCACAGAGATTCACCATCAGAAACTAAGACATTCTCATCTGGTGACGTCGTTGTCCAACGGAAAAGGCTTGGACGCGCAATTTCGACTTTACCTTCACCCTCTGTCAACATTTCCCCTTCAGGGCTGATCAACTGCTGTGAAAAGTCCGCACTAAACCCGTCAGTCAGTTGCAGTCGCTGGCTCAATTCATCCTTGGGAGCTGCAATAACGGAGAAGCTAAGGAAAAACAACGCGGCTAATTTCTTCATTCTTTATCATCCTATTGCGTCGTGAATACGACGTTATACCTCGGTTTCGATACCATTTTGACCGGGTAAAGTTTACTTTGTTCTACTGACCGCAACACTGTTTGAATTTTTTACCGCTACCACACGGGCAAATGTCGTTACGCCCGATATCTTTAAATGGGTTTACACTTTGTGCTTTGGCACCAACCATGGCTTCATCGGCCGCTTGCGCAACTTCGTTAATCATCAAATCCAGCTGACCAAGAAAGTCATTCAGAGTTGGAGGCGTTTCAATACCTGCCTCTTTCATTTGTGCTTGAGTCTGCTCTTCATCGATTGCCAACATCATTGTGGTAAGCAAAGCTTGTAGCATGCGTAATGTCCCATCGCCGATAGACGTTTCCGCCCATTGCTCTTCGATGGTGGGCCAGAGCAT
This window of the Vibrio neptunius genome carries:
- the lolA gene encoding outer membrane lipoprotein chaperone LolA → MKKLAALFFLSFSVIAAPKDELSQRLQLTDGFSADFSQQLISPEGEMLTEGEGKVEIARPSLFRWTTTSPDENVLVSDGESLWYYSPFIEQVSIYWQEQATEQTPFVLLTRNRASDWANYTVSQQGDVFTLVPTAVDTNQGQFKLEIDRKGAVQGFSVIEQDGQKSTFKFNNIKLVKPSADRFTFTIPEGVEVDDQRN
- a CDS encoding replication-associated recombination protein A; amino-acid sequence: MSNYSLDFSGDDDFRPLAARMRPETLDQYIGQQHILGLGKPLRRALEAGHIHSMILWGPPGTGKTTLAEVAANYANAEVERVSAVTSGVKDIRAAIDKARENKLGGRRTILFVDEVHRFNKSQQDAFLPHIEDGTVTFIGATTENPSFELNNALLSRARVYKLTSLAQQDIRLALEQAIYDVERGLGQFEAHFADNVLDRLSELVNGDARMSLNYLELLYDMAQEDDKGVKQITIELLAEVAGEKVSRFDNKGDIWYDLISAVHKSIRGSNPDAALYWSARMITAGCDPLYIARRLLAIASEDIGNADPRAMQVALSAWDCFTRVGPAEGERAIAQAIVYLACAPKSNAVYTAWKQALRDAHHQPEYEVPPHLRNAPTSLMKDLGYGAEYRYAHDEPGAYAAGEEYLPPEMAETRYYSPTNRGLEAKIGEKLDYLASLDAKSPQKRYE
- the serS gene encoding serine--tRNA ligase → MLDSKLLRTELDETAAKLARRGFKLDVETIRTLEEQRKSIQVEVENLQSTRNSISKQIGQKMAAGDKEGAEEIKKQIGTLGSDLEAKKAELVEIQNKLEDITLSVPNLPDDEVPDGKDENENVEISRWGEPKSYDFEVKDHVDLGEMGDGLDFASATKITGARFIVMKGQFARLHRAIAQFMLDLHTDEHGYTEMYMPYLVNSDSLFGTGQLPKFGEDLFHTEPLTEKVNDEEPRKLSLIPTAEVPVTNMVRDTISDEADLPLKMTAHTPCFRSEAGSYGRDTRGLIRMHQFDKVELVQITKPEESMAALEELTGHAEKVLQLLELPYRKVILCTGDMGFGARKTYDLEVWVPAQETYREISSCSNMWDFQARRMQARFRRKGEKKPELVHTLNGSGLAVGRTMVAILENNQEADGRIAIPAVLQKYMGGVTHIG
- a CDS encoding YecA family protein, with amino-acid sequence MTYQLLTLEPSQTEESALYLEGVTLAANLATKPLAPESWLPSLFSEQTQAIKAGVEGHINQQYSYLKRNEYSLLSLLDEEQRDEQLADFAEGFMMLWPTIEEQWAETSIGDGTLRMLQALLTTMMLAIDEEQTQAQMKEAGIETPPTLNDFLGQLDLMINEVAQAADEAMVGAKAQSVNPFKDIGRNDICPCGSGKKFKQCCGQ